The following are encoded together in the Humulus lupulus chromosome 5, drHumLupu1.1, whole genome shotgun sequence genome:
- the LOC133834075 gene encoding uncharacterized protein LOC133834075 has translation MDTHHKSGTGWVTETAKNTWEELRAYRDTQQTQATDTKSSTPVSSAPEDEDISLVQTVFGKRRGHQKGYGRILNIRGRTPFDFRPSQTRDEELSEMRERLRQLEEHVRTHCITPGSQCAPPPPDDSVGLMYEFYYN, from the exons atggatactcaccataaatcaggcacagggtgggtgacagagacagccaaaaatacttgg gaggaattgcgtgcataccgcgacacacagcagacacaggcaactgatactaagagttccacaccagtttcgagtgcgcctgaagatgaagacatatctttggtacaaactgtcttcggaaaacgacggggccaccagaaaggatatggacgtatccttaacataaggggccgaactccatttgattttcgtccttcacaaactagagatgaagagttgtctgagatgagagagcgtcttcgacagttagaggagcatgtccggactcattgtatcaccccgggatctcaatgtgccccaccaccacccgacgactcagtaggacttatgtatgaattttattacaattga